The following are encoded in a window of Fusarium verticillioides 7600 chromosome 6, whole genome shotgun sequence genomic DNA:
- a CDS encoding 2-deoxy-D-gluconate 3-dehydrogenase (At least one base has a quality score < 10), producing MAASFFSLEGQTALVTGGTRGIGQAVAIGLAEAGADVILVQRDTTSQSTKESIEKLGRKAFIYTADLSSQESVAGLVPKVLADGHQIRILVNCAGIQRRHPCEVFPDSDFNEVIQVNLNSVFALCRDVGAHMLNLEPSPITGRRGSIINFASLLTFQGGFTVPAYAASKGAVGQVTKSFANEWTSRGITVNAIAPGYIATDMNEALLANPERLASITSRIPAGNWGSPDDFKGTAVYLASKASGYVSGHVLVVDGGWMGR from the exons ATggctgcttctttcttctcccttgAGGGCCAAACTGCTCTCGTAACTGGTGGTACACGCGGTATTGGCCAGGCCGTAGCAATTGGTCTTGCTGAAGCTGGTGCCGATGTTATTCTTGTTCAG CGAGATACCACATCACAATCGACAAAAGAGTCtatcgagaagcttggccgAAAGGCTTTCATCTACACAGCCGATCTATCATCGCAAGAATCAGTTGCTGGGCTCGTGCCTAAGGTGCTCGCCGATGGACATCAGATTCGCATTCTGGTGAACTGCGCTGGTATTCAGCGACGACACCCTTGTGAAGTCTTCCCCGACAGCGACTTCAATGAG GTCATCCAAGTAAACCTCAACTCCGTCTTCGCCCTCTGCCGCGACGTCGGCGCCCACATGCTCAACCTCGAACCCTCACCTATCACCGGCCGTCGcggcagcatcatcaacttcgcTTCCCTCCTGACCTTCCAGGGCGGTTTCACTGTCCCCGCCTACGCTGCCTCCAAGGGTGCGGTAGGCCAAGTCACCAAGAGTTTCGCCAACGAGTGGACCTCAAGGGGCATCACCGTAAACGCCATTGCTCCCGGTTACATCGCTACCGACATGAACGAGGCTCTTCTCGCCAACCCAGAACGTCTTGCTTCTATAACTTCCAGAATTCCCGCTGGTAACTGGGGCTCACCAGATGATTTCAAGGGTACGGCTGTGTATCTGGCGAGTAAGGCCAGTGGGTATGTGAGTGGGCATGTGTTGGTCGTCGATGGTGGTTGGATGGGCCGATAA
- a CDS encoding alcohol dehydrogenase: MSMMWQRFITCTSPASVRASSLVFRSRSLSSSSLRYPLSYKIHTMAPSSFKLNTGQEIPALGLGTWQSPAGEVEKAVAYALKDGYKLIDCAYCYGNEEEVGAGLKAAFEAGVKREDIFVVTKVWATYNTRPELGLDKSLKALGLDYVDLFLVHWPLLLNPEGNDDKFPKKADGSRDVIRDYNHVDGWKLMEKLPATGKTRGVGVCNYSKKYLEELLPHATIIPAVNQIENHPSLPQQEIVDFCKEKGIHIEAYSPFGSTGGPVMTAEPVVKIAEKKGVSASTVLLSYHVARGSTVLAKSVTPERITANKTIVDLDDEDMKALNDYSEDLVKKGEVKRYVYPPFGIDFGFPDKS, from the exons ATGTCCATGATGTGGCAGCGGTTTATAACCTGCACGTCTCCCGCTTCTGTacgagcttcttctcttgtgtTTCGTTCTagatctctctcatcttcttctttacGATACCCACTCTCTTACAAGATTCACACAATGgctccctcttctttcaagctcaacactgGCCAGGAGATTCCTGCCCTTGGTCTCG GTACCTGGCAGTCTCCCGCTggcgaggtcgagaaggcCGTCGCATACGCTCTCAAGGACGGTTACAAGCTGATCGACTGTGCCTACTGCTACGGAAACGAAGAGGAGGTTGGTGCTGgtctcaaggctgctttcGAGGCTGGTGTCAAGCGTGAGGATATCTTTGTTGTCACCAAAGTCTGGGCTACTTACAACACCCGACctgagcttggtcttgacaagagtcTAAAggctcttggccttgactaCGTTGATCTCTTCCTTGTG CACTggcctcttctcctcaaccccGAGGGTAACGACGACAAGTTCcccaagaaggctgatgGTTCCCGAGATGTTATCCGAGACTACAATCACGTCGATGGCTGGAAGCTCATGGAGAAGCTCCCTGCTACTGGCAAGACCCGTGGTGTCGGTGTCTGCAAC TACAGCAAGAAGTACCTCGAGGAGCTTCTGCCTCATGCCACTATCATCCCCGCCGTCAACCAGATCGAGAACCACCCCAGTCTCCCCCAACAGGAGATTGTTGACTTCTGCAAAGAGAAAGGCATTCACATTGAGGCCTACAGCCCCTTTGGCAGCACTGGTGGCCCCGTCATGACTGCTGAGCCTGTAGTCAagattgctgagaagaagggtgtcTCTGCCTCTACTGTCCTCCTCAGCTACCATG TCGCCCGTGGAAGCACTGTCCTCGCCAAGTCCGTTACCCCCGAGCGTATCaccgccaacaagaccattgtcgacctcgacgacgaggacaTGAAGGCTCTGAACGACTACTCCGAGgaccttgtcaagaagggtgaggTCAAGCGATATGTCTACCCTCCCTTCGGCATCGACTTCGGTTTCCCCGACAAGTCATGA
- a CDS encoding L-iditol 2-dehydrogenase, whose protein sequence is MATERVKASVLHGEKDLRLEERELPAPSSNEVQVAVKSTGLCGSDLHYYNHFRNGDIIVREPLTLGHESAGTVVAVGSEVTHLKPGDHVALEVGLPCEACELCGEGRYNICRGMKFRSSAKANPHAQGTLQERINHPAKWCHKMPEHVTLDLGALVEPLSVAMHARDRAALPKGSTVLVLGAGAVGLLAAAVAKADQAKTVIIADILKDRLDFAINNGFADASVVVPMERPQTIEDKLALAQKVAAMVKETQVNGEAVGEVTAVYECTGVETCVQTAIYATKPGGKVMIIGMGTPVLTIPMSAAALREVDIVGVFRYANTYKEIIELLANPPANMPDVSRLVTQRYNGMENIEEAFKMAGKVRDEQGNLVIKVVVDFNEK, encoded by the exons atggcaactGAGCGTGTCAAGGCCTCCGTCCTCCACGGTGAGAAGGATCTCCGTCTG GAAGAACGTGAACTTCCCGCACCCTCAAGCAACGAAGTCCAAGTCGCTGTCAAGTCAACTGGCCTCTGCGGCTCCGATCTTCACTACTACAACCACTTCCGCAACGGCGACATCATCGTTCGCGAACCTCTCACTCTCGGCCATGAGTCCGCAGGCACAGTCGTAGCCGTCGGTTCAGAAGTTACACATCTCAAGCCCGGCGACCATGTCGCGCTCGAGGTCGGTCTTCCTTGTGAGGCCTGTGAGCTCTGTGGTGAGGGTCGTTACAACATTTGCCGTGGAATGAAGTTCCGCAGCTCAGCAAAGGCCAATCCTCATGCGCAGGGAACTCTACAAGAGAGAATTAACCACCCTGCTAAGTGGTGCCACAA GATGCCTGAACATGTTACTCTCGATCTCGGCGCTCTTGTTGAGCCTCTCTCAGTCGCAATGCACGCCCGTGATCGCGCCGCTCTCCCCAAGGGCTCAACAGTGCTCGTCCTCGGCGCTGGTGCCGTCGGTCTCCTCGCAGCCGCTGTCGCAAAGGCCGATCAAGCCAAGACCGTTATCATTGCCGACATCCTCAAGGACCGCCTTGACTTTGCTATTAACAATGGCTTCGCCGATGCTTCAGTAGTCGTCCCCATGGAGCGCCCACAAACTATCGAGGACAAGCTCGCCCTTGCTCAAAAGGTCGCTGCCATGGTGAAAGAGACACAAGTCAATGGAGAGGCTGTCGGTGAGGTTACAGCTGTGTACGAGTGCACTGGTGTCGAGACCTGTGTGCAAACAGCCATCTACGCTACCAAGCCTGGAGGCAAGGTCATGATCATTGGAATGGGAACTCCCGTCCTCACCATCCCCATGTCggctgctgctcttcgcGAAGTTGACATCGTGGGTGTCTTCCGCTACGCCAACACATACAAGGAGATCATTGAGCTATTGGCCAACCCTCCTGCCAACATGCCTGACGTGAGCCGTCTGGTCACGCAAAGATACAACGGCATGGAGAACATTGAGGAGGCTTTCAAGATGGCTGGCAAGGTGAGGGACGAGCAAGGCAATCTTGTTATCAAGGTTGTTGTGGACTTTAACGAAAAATGA